The sequence below is a genomic window from Setaria italica strain Yugu1 chromosome IV, Setaria_italica_v2.0, whole genome shotgun sequence.
AGCATATGCGTCCAGCATGAGATCTTAAAATCTATGTAGAAGCAGAATCAGTGGAGACTTGCACAAGTGTgacggatccacttcggattagcttgattaaacatggttaagtcgcctaatacacgacactcatgccttaaccaagtcaacacgaagtgccgtcggatttcatccgatttaaccacttgaacaggaccgaattagcaaactcacacgaaggtgagcggttccagagaatacaacaagtccactgagttaaacaatttTGGCTATTTTAGATCAATATTAAAACaatcatcagagttttacaaggtttcaaggaaaacaacagaaggtaaaacaggcggaagctaaatgtaggggtcggacgtccttggtgaggcttgccaagacatcagtgatccctctcctcgccgtccgaggagggatcccactcaaccgtccaacccggagggagttggggcggccaagtgccaacagaagaggGCTCgagagcagcaacttcacctgaaaaagaaaaagccacaacaaggctgagctactaagctcaacaagacttaaccgacaggagtactacttactccaccacttctagacatgcaaggctctttggctgaggggtttgtttgccaaaagcactatgtagatccctatttttaagttttagctcaggttctaagttcattatccggtctaagttagcaacttactctaagcaaacatagaaccaaccaaaggtatatatataacataatcaagaccatgtcatcatcaggttcctttattactcagggtagcatagcgatcaagcagtctcaaactgtgagaagcagatgaatcgattcgagttctttaaccatgcatggtgaacctaacctcacaacatccgcgcaccaccgagggtttcttcctgtgtcggccttctcCATCagtcccctaacccgtgtcgggcccatttcctttggtgcaaggttccacagacccggcctctgccgttctgtgaccacgcttgccatcacgtgcggccgcaggggaaactccgttccaaggacaatggggcgaccgctcacgtctaggttcgatccggtactcggcttcctcatcccataataagtatgaggttagtaccttcaaacacttgattacgaacaccaccgctgtcgggccttagcaagttttcatagacagacggggcgatcagccgaccaccaaagagttacccaaaaccttgcctcgtccatcgtccttatagttgcaacagaagaggaacaaccaactcctacaactcgcgagtgacaggaaaatcactcggcttttaccgtttcctatttaagcaaagcatctactcggtccaacagctagtgtccagatcaagggatctaagtcatgcatctacggttccaaacaactcctatatgtaaatgcacagacaagatgaagaaggcatgcgcaagtttgggaaacataggggtttcatgcatccggggcttgccttcgaacgaggaggaagggaagggatcttctgcgggggcggcttcggcttctggaagcgggagctctactgcagcttcatcttcgggcgccgggtacaactcgtagataccgtcggcgagatgcaactctacacgaaatgcaatgcaagggttagtactttagacggttatttcaacagcaacacttgcaagtttttagCCCAGAAGgttgtagcaaggctacggaTAAGGtgaggaagttcacttgagttggagaagaacaaggtaaaagggtcggatggaaaggagcttatgatctgacccttagactagaggaatagatgggctgggggtcctcagacttaacgcagagaagtccccgagttTTACACATgtaccctcggttcaaggaaaaagatacagccgagccctcgggcgaggcggagaaagggtcggcgaaatagacagggtcgggcgagacggaacaggggtcgggcggacaaaAGGGTCGAATGAGAtggaaaagggtcggacgaacagaaggggtcggacaagatggacaaagggtcggcagcttaccttcgtcttacaggtgaagcttggggtcgggaagaagcagacttgggtggagggactaaggctttgaacaacggcgaggtctggcggtgctccggcggcggcggtgcttcttgtggaccacaagcaagctcttgcgcatcacggaggagcaagcggctaggTGGATTGGGGAtggcggtgtggagcggagaggagggtTCCTCCgggacttaggcggtagcgctgcgagcacgaagcagagagcaaggcggaagggcagcgatggcgaaggggaactccggcggggctccggcattcccttttatagccatGCGGACGAGAGAGAAAGTTGGGGCGGCACGAAGACCGgaaagaaacgatggagtgcgctgccggggcggcgattgagcaacgagggcggtggagctggacttcggggatgacaccggcggtcattgggcaccgaagacagggcggcgcaggcgcggttttgccggtggttgagatttggcggaggcgggcgtcgtcgtgcggtggatctgatggaagtgaccgggaaaacggcgctagaaacgaggttgctcaggtgagaagacatgcggctgcggtcgcgcgggcgagcgcggagcaacagattgtcgggggcgccgctctgacagggcggaaaaggagcggtcgctgccgtggtctgggttggcggaggaggaatcgtcgcgtagcgcggaccgggggcggcacgactgtggaggggcgacggaaaagacgggtggcatcgggctctgcagctgGGGCtctggcgaggtgatgatgggcgcgggcggcgaggcgctgcagaaagggttgcagagggcttccgctgcgattggggaagggggcacgagaatccatccggtcgcggccggcgacggggcggagcggcgggtgtcggaggaacgagccacgcggcggagaaactctgaagcgggcatgcaactcgagtgcttctgtcgcgggagatctgggggaaagatctttgcgggtccactggtcagtctcggttggtccactgctcagatagAGAGATAGATTgctgggaagacttagaaggattcggcgggtgagttggggtcggcggggttggGACTGGGaaaccagcggagaggggtcgggtctcagggtcgggaccggactggaggttgagcacttagacttggtaaagTTGAGACAGGGGATTAGGaactcagattaagattaactcgagagatttttAGGTCGGTCGTTACAACAAGACAACCAACAGGAACAAGCCTTTTGTTTTGGAGATAATTTCTTATTTGATACCAAATAAATAACCCATTCTTTCCTTGGTTCTCAAAAAATTTTAGTTCTCTATTTGACACCGagttcaactttcattccttatacGACACTCTGTTGTATTTTTCATCTGGGAACCGTTAAATACCCTGcgaaaagatgattttgcccCTGTGGGTCCCACCacccttctccatcctctcctcccatcctccctcctctgctccacACTGCACGGGCCTTCTCCCTCCGCCTGGACACGCCGCATGGCCGTCCGTCTCAGATGCAGCCCGTCCTCCGCCCACGCCATCCATGTTGCGCTCTGCTTCCTGGACCGTCACTGCAGCTCGTATGCCCCGCCGGCAACGGCGACGGCCAGTGCGTCACCCCCGCGCCCGCAAGAGAAGGATTTGCAGCGGCGTAGGTTCGGCAGCGTGGAGCTGGCGGAGCCCGAGGGGCCACCTccgacggcagcggcagcgtTGAACAGTCAGGAGAAGAGGGAGCGGATGGAGGAGGTGGACTTGCGGCTCGACGTGGCGGCCACAACGGCGGAGGCCTCGAGCCCGGCCAGGCACTCGCAGAGGCAGGCGGCGCAGAAGCCCGTGAAGGATTCCCCGGGGTCGTACACCTCCTGCACCACGCATCCCCCCTCCTGCTTCCCCGCGTCACACTCCCTCGCGCTCACCCTCTCCCTCGCCCCCTTTCCCCACACTTCTTGTGATGTCGCCTCCTGCCGCATGGTCCTGTCCGACCGCCGCCTCGCTAAACGGCGCGCCTCTTCGCGCTGGCACCGCTGCATCTCTGCCCTGGCAGCGTCCGTCTTCCCTCCGCTCCACGGCCTTGGCTTCCTTACTGCCCCCTCCCGTGTCCTCTGCCTCGCTGTGGGCGCCGGCCACGCGGTCGACGCGCTCCGGTCCACGAGAGTGGTGGATGTGATCGGAACCGACCTCGTCGACTTCCCACCACTCGTCCACTGCGTTGACCCCCACCGTCTCCCGTTCTCGAACGCCGCCTTCGACCTCGTGTTCTCGGATGACCCCTCGGCGATCTCCAGCGCGGAGGGAGAAGGCCCGTGTGGTGTGGAGCAGagaagggaggaagggaggagaggagggagaagggtggtggggtcaaggggcaaaatcatcttttcgTAAGGTATTTAACGGTGGTTGGATGGAAAATCGAACAGATTATCAATTTGGGAACGAAAGTTGAAGTCAGTGTTaaataagaaaggaaaaaagatttTGAAGGCAAAGGAAGGAACAGGTCATTTATCTGGTGTCAATTATCTCAGGTATGTTTTGAGGTAGTATAACACTAGTCCTGGTAGGAGTAACTCTACCATCACCAAGCTTTTGTAACTTTCGTTTGTGATTGTACTTTCGATCTTATTCATCTCGCTTTACTTGTTGATGAACACGTACACTTGCTGTTGGTTACTTGGTTTAGTTGTCTGTTAACTCTAACTGAAAAAAACACCGGGCACCTTTGGAGTGTCACTGACATTTTGGACCATCTGAGCTTGATTGTGAGCACCACAGTTCACCTAATCCAGCACCAGTCACTGGTCAAAGCTGGGATGATCTGAATTTCTGAACACAAGGATTCACCTAATACAGTACCAGAATACCAGACACTTGACTGAGATTCTAACCTAAACACCACAGTTCACGTAATTGCAGTACTAGATTATAAATTATCAGAACcttgtctgaaactctgaaccaCTCCAACTAGCAAACACACTAGCTTCATCACCACCGGCACCGCCGGACCGCCATGAGCTCCCGCGTCCGCGTTCTCAGCGTCACCCATGTCCGTCCCGCCGAAACACCCAACCCGCCGCCGCACGACGCCGACCACTCCATCAAGCTCTCGCTCTTCGACACCTTGTTCATCGCCCTGACGCCAATCCGGCGCCTCTTCTTCTACGAGGGCGACgacctccctcccttccctgcCCTGGTCCGCACGCTGCGGTCCTCCCTCGCCGCAACGCTCGCTGTCTTCACCCCGCTCGCCGGCAGGGTCGCGGTCTCCCCGTCGGGGGAGGACGTCGCCATCGACTGCTCCCCGGGTACCGTCTCCCGGGGCGTCAGGTTCGTCGAGGCCGAGTATGCCGGCACCGCCGACGACGTGCGCCGCATGGCCGGTGCCGCGGAGCACGACGCCGAGGCGTACGCGCAGCTCGCGCCGGCGCTCGAGGTCAGCGCTCTCCCTGCCCCCGCGCTCGCCGTTCAGGTCACGAGGCCCGCCGCGGATGTctcgggcggcgacggcggcggggtcggagcCTTGGTGGTCGGGGTGTCCGTGAACCATGTCGTGGCCGATGGCCGGGCGGTGTGGGAGTTCATCCGGGCgtgggccgccgcggcgcgcggcggctcgACGGCCGGAACGGGGTTCGTGCCGCCGACGTTCGACCGCGCGGCGATCAACGGCTGCCACCCGAaagcggaggaggtggcgcgcaAGTTCCTGCGCACCTTGGCGCCGGCATTGCCGACGGTGAGTGCCTTCATCGTGTCAGCCGTCGTCGTGTCGGACTTTGAAAATCGTCGGACGAAGGTGCCGTTTGGTTCGCTTGGCTTAGCACatgtcacgtcgaatgtttagatactaattagaagtattaaacgtagactatttacaaaactcattacacagatggaggttaaacggcgagacgaatctattaagcctaattaatccattattagcaaatgtttactgtagcaacacattatcaaatcatgaactaattaggcttaatagattcgtcttatcGTTTAGTTTCCAttacattcgatgtgacgggtgctaaaaataagcaaaggaaccaaacgaaGCCGAACAGTGTTGATTGTTGTCACGGTGGAAAATTACAACTTTTCCACATCAACGTGGCCACAAAAGTCAGATAGTGAAGACAACAGAGTTCAGTGTCAGCGTCACAGTGAAGTCTGCTCTCACTGTTCTCGGAGACTCTGCGCACGGGAGAAGACGACGAGGATCAAAGTTGATGGAGAGCAACCTGAcataaaaaaagaattttggtGCCCTGGATTTTCCCGACTAATTTTTCAGTTGAATTCACTTTTAAGACGTCAAATTTGGCTGCCTTCCATTTTCAATTCAGTTCCATTTCTTACGAGTTTGAAAACTTCGAGTTTGCATTGCAATCACATCATTTCATCACCGCATTTCCCTGCACAGCAAGATCCGGATCAGCGCCAGGCCAGAAGAACTTACCTGCTCAGCGCCAGCCAGATCCGCTCGCTGAAGCACCGCATTTCCCTGCACAacaagggcgccgccgccgccaccgcaccgGCGTCCGCCGCGAATCCCCCTACGACCAGCACCTacgccgccgtcgcgtcccTGGTCTGGACGTCGGCCGTCCGCGCCAAGAACGCCCTCAaccacgccggcgacgacgcctACCTCATGTTCGCCGCGGACTGCCGCGCGCGTCtgcacccgccgctccccggCGCGTTCTTCGGCAACTGCGCCAAGGCGTGCTACGCGAGGGCCACGGTGGGCGGgctccgcgacggcggcggcgaggccctcgcgcgcgcggcagcggcggtgcgggaGGCGGTCCGGGAGCAGCTGGCGGACCCGGTGGCCGACGCCGGGCAGTGGCTAGAGCGCCATCGGGCGCTCCCGCCGGACAGGACCGTGCAGGTCGGGGCGTCGGACAGGTTCGCCGCGTACGAGACGGACTTCGGGTGGGGCAGGCCGGCGAGGGTGGAGCTCGCGTCGGTATTTGTGAAGGAGTTCGTGGCGGTGGTCGGTGCGCCAGATGGCGCGGTGCAGGTGTCCGTGGCGCTCGATCGGGACCGCATGGACGGCTTCGAGGCCAACTTCTTGTcgcagttgcagttgcagttgcaggcttCGTCATGACTCTGTGCTAGTATCACTGTCTTTCTACGTGATTGCACCGTATTTGACAAATAAGCGTTCCAACGTTTGTCTTTTTTTCATTACAAATCCCGACGCCTTCCTCTTCTCCACTTTTCTTCACATGGTTGGCAGTGTGCTGAGGTCCATGTTTGTAACAAAGAAATACAAAACATAGGCAAAAGGAGAAAATGCGGGAACATGAACTAACTGGAGTGGAGAAAAATAGGGTAGGAAAAAATGCATGAATCTTGTAGGAATGGGTGTTTGGAACAAAGGAGCGAGAAGCTTATAAGAAATTTGGAAAGTGGACGTTTAATCAAATCTGTTTATGCATCTTGCTTCTCAATCTCGTTTATCGAGCTTTGCTTCCCACTTCTAAACAACTGGCATAGGTTCTGTTTGTTTTCGGTTCTCACGACCGCGCGGGCGCGGGAATCGAACGCGTTTCGCGTTTCGCGTTTCGCGGTGCTCCGTCGTAAATGATGCGGGTTATgctgcgcgcggcggccgccgccaccgcggtcccaaacagggccatatGGTCCCGTTTGACTGCTTGATCCAAGTAATGAGCATGGGAGCGTAGATTGTTTCTTTCAAATTGAGTCATCGCCGGTGATGTATCTGCATGTATAAAAGTATTTTTCTTGCTTTTTCAGTACAATGTGAAATTTCCATGGTGCTTAAGCAAGAGTTTGCTTGTGTCCAACCGCAGGAAATTTTTCTTTTGACTTTAGGTGGATGTTTAATTTCCTCCAAAACATACATGCGGTGAAAACCTTCGAGACAAAGGATTTGCTCAATTCTTTGTTCCAAATACCATGACTAGTGCTAAAAATGGAGGATCCCTAACTcatgttcttttcttttgtaattCCTTCAATCCAAAGGATTTAGGGTTTTTGTTTGTGTGTGGGTGTGAGTGTAAGCCATGAAATTGGATTGGGTCAATTTCTAGaccaaatttgatttttaaCAAAATAATTAGGGGTGATCTATTCTATAGAGCAAACTTGAGCATTGGGggcatcccccccccccccgccttcCCATGGTGTTTGTAGGATAGGATTGAAGGAACCGACGCTGCGAAGCCTGCTAAAGGAGGCTATTACCAAGGTAGGGCCGGCCTCACTGGCAAAGTAGTATTTCGTGGGAGGAGGGGTCAAATTGTGTTGCACGAAAATGGAGCTTTAGGTCCACTCAAGAAAAAGCTTGCCCACCATTTTGGAAGATATAAAAAATTCTAGCCATGACATCAATACAATGAGATTCATATAGATGGATCCTTTAATACTCCCTGTTATtacaaatataaatattttttgtcCAAAGTCATATTTTTACGTGACTACCAATATGTAAAAGTTTATATAAATTGATGACacaaattagtatcatgggattcattattaaaaatatatttatgatATATACTCCATTTGTTTTGAAATGTAGGTTCTGTTATTTTTGTTTTAAGTTAAAGTTCACTAACTTTgatcaaattatagaataatgCACCAACATCTATTTGATCAAATAAATCAGGAAATACATCTAGTAACTGCTAGtacatttatttggtattgcaGATGTTAATATGCTGCATCAATTCCAGAATATAGCCACATTTATATTTTTCAAACCTTTctaaactttgaccaacaatatctttaaaaataatttattttaaatagaaaaatattatatattatAATTGTTGGTTTCATGTTAAATCTACTAACATTATATTTATATAATTAGTATTTATGATTATTTCGTTATTCATAGTGTATTAGTGACGAATTAGTGAATGATATAGCTTGGGTGGAAATGTAGAAGTAACAATATCAAAGGTGGGACCAATAATATTTTTGTGGTGGAGAACATTATTCAAACGTAAATTGGGTCATTTTCAGGCATCCGAAAATTCCGTGTTCGAATTCTTTTCTTCCATCCAAAGCAGCTGATCACCGTACGTAACAAATTTCGGTGGCTGCTACCCATCCATATCCATACAATTTTTGGCAAGAGCTAGCACTCGCCAACCTTGTTCTTGACTCCAGCTTCCACCATGAGCCCACGCGTGCGAGCTCTCAAGATCACCCATGTCCACCCCGCCCGAACCGGCgatccgtcgccgccgtgccacGGCGAGCACAAGCTCTCATTCCTGGATCTCGTACAGATCACCAAAACCCCGATCCAACGGTTGTTCTTCTACGACGGGCCGGACCTCCCGCCGTTCCCTACCATGGTCGCTTCCTTACAAGCCTCCCTCGCCACCACGCTCGCTGCCTTCCTCCCCCTCGCCGGGAAGCTGGCGTTCCGCCCCGCATCCGGTGACGTCGTCATAgactgctcccgcgccgccgtgtcCTCGGGCGTCAAGTTCGTCGAGGCCGAGTtctccggcggcgccgacgagatGCGCAGCCTGGCCAGGGCGGACGAGCACGACACGGAGGCGTTCGCGCAGCTTGTCCCGGAGATCGAGGCCGCGCAGCTGCccgcgccgctcctcgccgtccaGGCCACGAGGCCCGCCGGGGAGGACGGCCACGGTCGCGCCGTGGTGGTCGGCGTGTCCATGCTGCACGCGGTGGCCGACGGCCACGCGGTGTGGCAGTTCATGAAGGCGTGGTCAACGGCGGCGCGTGAGGGATCGCTCGCCGCCGCAGGCCTCCCGCCGCCGACGTTCGACCGCGCCGGCGTTCGGCACCCCAAGGCCGACGAACTGGCCGCCACGGTGACATGCGTTTCGCGCCAGCCTCCCTCTGGTAGCACTGCTGTCACTTCCTTTGATCGTGTCAACAGCTACACACTTGCAAGAGTCAGGAGTAAAAATTTCTCAGTTCACTTTCTGATTTTTTCTTACCTGAACCACTTCTCATACATGGGCGCGTGAACTAATACGCAGCTTAGGCCACGTTCGTCGCCTTCCGCACTGGACGTCACTCAGCAGAGCAGGAGAACCTTCGTGCTCTCTGCCGGCGAGATCCAGTCTCTGAAGCAGCACATTCACCAAGGGATCAGAACCAACACCACCGGCGTCGAACCGTCGAAACTGCCGAGCACCTACGTCGCCATCTCCTCCCTGGCCTGGACGTCCATCGTTCGCGCCAAGCCCGCCGTgcgcgacgccgacgacgcctACTTCATGGTCTCCGCCgactgccgccgccgtctgcgCCCCCCGCTCGGTGACGGCTTCTTCGGGAATGCCATCCTGGCGATCTTCGCGCGCGCCAGCGCGGGCGACctgcgcggcgagggcggcgccgggctcgcgcgcgccgccgtggccaTCCAGGACGCCGTCCGCGAGCACCTGGAGGAACCCGAGGAGCCGCTGCTCGGCATCGAGCGGTGCATGGCGGTGTACCTCGCCATCCCGCCGGGGGCCCTCACGGCGATGGGCTCGTCGCACCGGTTCATGGCGTACGCGACGGACTTCGGCTGGGGCGCGCCGAGCCGCGTCGAGCTGGCGTCCGTGTTCGGCGGGGAGCTCGTGACGCTGCTGGACTCGAGGGCCGGCGGCGTGCAGGTGTCCGTGGCGCTCGACCGGGCGGTCATGGAGGCCTTCACGGCAAACTTCGTCGTCCCGGCTTCCGGTTCCGGCAGCGACGAGTGATTCCGGCCGTGGTCAACGATAGGAGAAAAAATCAGAAGAAATTCTGCTCAGAAATAGAGCAGCTGTTTTAATTTTCACGATAGAAACAGAGCAGATGGTGAAGAACGAAATCCCGATGCAAATTGCCATGTGGATTCAGTAGCCACATTGCCTCGAGCCCTCGATCATGTCCCGTTCGCTCGTCCTGGAAACTGCCCGGAACGCCATGGCGGACGGCCACCGCGGAGCGTCATTGCGCACGCGCAACGGGC
It includes:
- the LOC101764053 gene encoding anthocyanin 5-aromatic acyltransferase, whose protein sequence is MSSRVRVLSVTHVRPAETPNPPPHDADHSIKLSLFDTLFIALTPIRRLFFYEGDDLPPFPALVRTLRSSLAATLAVFTPLAGRVAVSPSGEDVAIDCSPGTVSRGVRFVEAEYAGTADDVRRMAGAAEHDAEAYAQLAPALEVSALPAPALAVQVTRPAADVSGGDGGGVGALVVGVSVNHVVADGRAVWEFIRAWAAAARGGSTAGTGFVPPTFDRAAINGCHPKAEEVARKFLRTLAPALPTQDPDQRQARRTYLLSASQIRSLKHRISLHNKGAAAATAPASAANPPTTSTYAAVASLVWTSAVRAKNALNHAGDDAYLMFAADCRARLHPPLPGAFFGNCAKACYARATVGGLRDGGGEALARAAAAVREAVREQLADPVADAGQWLERHRALPPDRTVQVGASDRFAAYETDFGWGRPARVELASVFVKEFVAVVGAPDGAVQVSVALDRDRMDGFEANFLSQLQLQLQASS